Proteins encoded in a region of the Panicum hallii strain FIL2 chromosome 3, PHallii_v3.1, whole genome shotgun sequence genome:
- the LOC112885394 gene encoding glycerol-3-phosphate dehydrogenase SDP6, mitochondrial-like encodes MAAWCLRRAGAALAASSAVAVALAASSEPSATALDAAWQRVAQPGVAPPPRDAQRAALARSTPAEPLDVLVGGGGATGCGAALDAATRGLRVGLVEREDFSSGSSSRSTKLIHGGSIVLCGSLGYRIRLKDKLKMG; translated from the exons atggccgcgtGGTGCCTCCGTCGTGCgggcgccgccctcgccgcctcctccgccgttGCCGTGGCCCTCGCTGCCTCCTCCGAACCCTCCGCCACGGCCCTCGACGCCGCGTGGCAGCGCGTGGCCCAGCCGGGGGTCGCGCCGCCCCCTCGCGACGCGCAGCGCGCGGCGCTGGCCAGGTCCACGCCCGCGGAGCCCCTTGACGTGCTcgtcggcggcggaggagcaaCTGGATGCGGCGCAGCGCTCGATGCCGCCACCCGTGGACTTCGGGTTGGCCTCGTGGAGCGCGAGGACTTCTCCTCCGGGTCTTCCTCCCGATCCACCAAACTCATCCACGGGG GGTCGATAGTGTTGTGCGGTAGCCTAGGATATCGAATTAGGCTCAAGGATAAATTGAAAATGGGCTAG